In a single window of the Cydia pomonella isolate Wapato2018A chromosome 2, ilCydPomo1, whole genome shotgun sequence genome:
- the LOC133531169 gene encoding uncharacterized protein LOC133531169 isoform X1, whose translation MSQKVEKPVLSGQRIKTRKRDEKEKYDPNGFRDALVQGLERAGGDLEAAYKFLDAAGSKLDYRRYGEVIFDVLIAGGLLLPGGGVSMDGETPKTNTCIFNASEDMESMRNFEQVFVKLMRRYKYLEKMFEEEMKKVLVYLKGFEPAQRIKLARMTALWIGNGCVPPSVLLVMLNEHIVKDNLALDFVLEVFACVKQERGTASLVTALKKGQLEGRLLEFLPLNRRTEEVLAAAFATRGLAELLRLHRAQASQEARRELTRALEDELADDKPVRDLIQELRDMAVKHAIPDHEVVAIVSTDHTDAVLEDELADDKPVRDLIQELRDMAVKHAIPDHEVVAIVSTDHTDAVLEDELADDKPVRDLIQELRDMAVKHAIPDHEVVAIVSTDHTDAVLEDELADDKPVRDLIQELRDMAVKHAIPDHEVVAIVSTDHTDAVLEDELADDKPVRDLIQELRDMAVKHAIPDHEVVAIVSTDHTDAVLEDELADDKPVRDLIQELRDMAVKHAIPDHEVVAIVSTDHTDAVLEDELADDKPVRDLIQELRDMAVKHAIPDHEVVAIVSTDHTDAVLEDELADDKPVRDLIQELRDMAVKHAIPDHEVVAIVSTDHTDAVLEDELADDKPVRDLIQELRDMAVKHAIPDHEVVAIVSTDHTDAVLEDELADDKPVRDLIQELRDMAVKHAIPDHEVVAIVSTDHTDAVLEDELADDKPVRDLIQELRDMAVKHAIPDHEVVAIVSTDHTDAVLEDELADDKPVRDLIQELRDMAVKHAIPDHEVVAIVSTDHTDAVLEDELADDKPVRDLIQELRDMAVKHAIPDHEVVAIVSTDHTDAVLEDELADDKPVRDLIQELRDMAVKHAIPDHEVVAIVSTDHTDAVLEDELADDKPVRDLIQELRDMAVKHAIPDHEVVAIVSTDHTDAVLEDELADDKPVRDLIQELRDMAVKHAIPDHEVVAIVSTDHTDAVLEDELADDKPVRDLIQELRDMAVKHAIPDHEVVAIVSTDHTDALLEDELADDKPVRDLIQELRDMAVKHAIPDHEVVAIIWTCVMNRGEWNKKEELLAEQAAKHLRHYTPLLAAFAQSAKAEIALLTKVQEYCYENMSFMRAFSKLVLMLYKSNVLSEEAILKWYRDPNSSKGKLMFLDQMKKFVEWLQSAEEESESGEEED comes from the exons TGCCCGGCGGTGGCGTGTCGATGGACGGCGAGACTCCCAAGACGAACACTTGCATCTTCAACGCCAGTGAGGACATGGAATCCATGCGCAATTTCGAACAG gTATTTGTGAAGCTGATGCGCCGATACAAATATCTGGAGAAAATGTTTGAGGAAGAGAtgaaaaag GTGCTGGTGTACTTGAAGGGTTTCGAGCCGGCCCAGCGCATCAAGCTGGCCCGCATGACCGCGCTCTGGATCG GTAACGGGTGCGTACCGCCGTCGGTGCTGCTGGTGATGCTGAACGAGCACATCGTGAAGGACAACCTCGCGCTGGACTTCGTGCTGGAGGTGTTCGCCTGCGTCAAGCAGGAGCGCGGCACCGCCTCGCTCGTCACCGCGCTCAAGAAGGGCCAGCTCGAGGGCAG GTTGCTGGAGTTCCTGCCGCTGAACCGGCGCACGGAGGAGGTGCTGGCGGCCGCCTTCGCCACGCGCGGCCTGGCCGAGCTGCTGCGCCTGCACCGCGCGCAGGCCTCGCAG GAGGCGCGGCGGGAGCTGACGCGGGCCCTGGAGGACGAGCTGGCGGACGACAAGCCGGTGCGGGACCTCATCCAGGAGCTGCGCGACATGGCCGTCAAGCACGCCATCCCCGACCACGAGGTCGTGGCCATCGTGAGTACTGACCACACTGACGCGGTGCTGGAGGACGAGCTGGCGGACGACAAGCCGGTGCGGGACCTCATCCAGGAGCTGCGCGACATGGCCGTCAAGCACGCCATCCCCGACCACGAGGTCGTGGCCATCGTGAGTACTGACCACACTGACGCGGTGCTGGAGGACGAGCTGGCGGACGACAAGCCGGTGCGGGACCTCATCCAGGAGCTGCGCGACATGGCCGTCAAGCACGCCATCCCCGACCACGAGGTCGTGGCCATCGTGAGTACTGACCACACTGACGCGGTGCTGGAGGACGAGCTGGCGGACGACAAGCCGGTGCGGGACCTCATCCAGGAGCTGCGCGACATGGCCGTCAAGCACGCCATCCCCGACCACGAGGTCGTGGCCATCGTGAGTACTGACCACACTGACGCGGTGCTGGAGGACGAGCTGGCGGACGACAAGCCGGTGCGGGACCTCATCCAGGAGCTGCGCGACATGGCCGTCAAGCACGCCATCCCCGACCACGAGGTCGTGGCCATCGTGAGTACTGACCACACTGACGCGGTGCTGGAGGACGAGCTGGCGGACGACAAGCCGGTGCGGGACCTCATCCAGGAGCTGCGCGACATGGCCGTCAAGCACGCCATCCCCGACCACGAGGTCGTGGCCATCGTGAGTACTGACCACACTGACGCGGTGCTGGAGGACGAGCTGGCGGACGACAAGCCGGTGCGGGACCTCATCCAGGAGCTGCGCGACATGGCCGTCAAGCACGCCATCCCCGACCACGAGGTCGTGGCCATCGTGAGTACTGACCACACTGACGCGGTGCTGGAGGACGAGCTGGCGGACGACAAGCCGGTGCGGGACCTCATCCAGGAGCTGCGCGACATGGCCGTCAAGCACGCCATCCCCGACCACGAGGTCGTGGCCATCGTGAGTACTGACCACACTGACGCGGTGCTGGAGGACGAGCTGGCGGACGACAAGCCGGTGCGGGACCTCATCCAGGAGCTGCGCGACATGGCCGTCAAGCACGCCATCCCCGACCACGAGGTCGTGGCCATCGTGAGTACTGACCACACTGACGCGGTGCTGGAGGACGAGCTGGCGGACGACAAGCCGGTGCGGGACCTCATCCAGGAGCTGCGCGACATGGCCGTCAAGCACGCCATCCCCGACCACGAGGTCGTGGCCATCGTGAGTACTGACCACACTGACGCGGTGCTGGAGGACGAGCTGGCGGACGACAAGCCGGTGCGGGACCTCATCCAGGAGCTGCGCGACATGGCCGTCAAGCACGCCATCCCCGACCACGAGGTCGTGGCCATCGTGAGTACTGACCACACTGACGCGGTGCTGGAGGACGAGCTGGCGGACGACAAGCCGGTGCGGGACCTCATCCAGGAGCTGCGCGACATGGCCGTCAAGCACGCCATCCCCGACCACGAGGTCGTGGCCATCGTGAGTACTGACCACACTGACGCGGTGCTGGAGGACGAGCTGGCGGACGACAAGCCGGTGCGGGACCTCATCCAGGAGCTGCGCGACATGGCCGTCAAGCACGCCATCCCCGACCACGAGGTCGTGGCCATCGTGAGTACTGACCACACTGACGCGGTGCTGGAGGACGAGCTGGCGGACGACAAGCCGGTGCGGGACCTCATCCAGGAGCTGCGCGACATGGCCGTCAAGCACGCCATCCCCGACCACGAGGTCGTGGCCATCGTGAGTACTGACCACACTGACGCGGTGCTGGAGGACGAGCTGGCGGACGACAAGCCGGTGCGGGACCTCATCCAGGAGCTGCGCGACATGGCCGTCAAGCACGCCATCCCCGACCACGAGGTCGTGGCCATCGTGAGTACTGACCACACTGACGCGGTGCTGGAGGACGAGCTGGCGGACGACAAGCCGGTGCGGGACCTCATCCAGGAGCTGCGCGACATGGCCGTCAAGCACGCCATCCCCGACCACGAGGTCGTGGCCATCGTGAGTACTGACCACACTGACGCGGTGCTGGAGGACGAGCTGGCGGACGACAAGCCGGTGCGGGACCTCATCCAGGAGCTGCGCGACATGGCCGTCAAGCACGCCATCCCCGACCACGAGGTCGTGGCCATCGTGAGTACTGACCACACTGACGCGCTGCTGGAGGACGAGCTGGCGGACGACAAGCCGGTGCGGGACCTCATCCAGGAGCTGCGCGACATGGCCGTCAAGCACGCCATCCCCGACCACGAGGTCGTGGCCATC ATTTGGACGTGCGTCATGAACCGCGGCGAATGGAACAAGAAGGAGGAGCTGCTGGCGGAGCAGGCGGCCAAGCATCTGCGGCACTACACGCCGCTGCTGGCCGCTTTTGCTCAGTCTGCTAAGGCGGAGATCGCGCTGCTCACCAAG GTGCAAGAATACTGCTACGAGAACATGAGCTTCATGCGCGCGTTCAGCAAGCTGGTGCTGATGCTGTACAAGAGCAACGTGCTCTCCGAGGAGGCCATCCTCAAGTGGTACCGCGACCCCAACTCCAGCAAGGGCAAGCTCATGTTCCTCGATCAAATGAAGAAGTTCGTCGAGTGGCTGCAGAGCGCTGAGGAAG AATCCGAGAGTGGAGAGGAAGAAGATTAG
- the LOC133531169 gene encoding uncharacterized protein LOC133531169 isoform X2, whose product MDGETPKTNTCIFNASEDMESMRNFEQVFVKLMRRYKYLEKMFEEEMKKVLVYLKGFEPAQRIKLARMTALWIGNGCVPPSVLLVMLNEHIVKDNLALDFVLEVFACVKQERGTASLVTALKKGQLEGRLLEFLPLNRRTEEVLAAAFATRGLAELLRLHRAQASQEARRELTRALEDELADDKPVRDLIQELRDMAVKHAIPDHEVVAIVSTDHTDAVLEDELADDKPVRDLIQELRDMAVKHAIPDHEVVAIVSTDHTDAVLEDELADDKPVRDLIQELRDMAVKHAIPDHEVVAIVSTDHTDAVLEDELADDKPVRDLIQELRDMAVKHAIPDHEVVAIVSTDHTDAVLEDELADDKPVRDLIQELRDMAVKHAIPDHEVVAIVSTDHTDAVLEDELADDKPVRDLIQELRDMAVKHAIPDHEVVAIVSTDHTDAVLEDELADDKPVRDLIQELRDMAVKHAIPDHEVVAIVSTDHTDAVLEDELADDKPVRDLIQELRDMAVKHAIPDHEVVAIVSTDHTDAVLEDELADDKPVRDLIQELRDMAVKHAIPDHEVVAIVSTDHTDAVLEDELADDKPVRDLIQELRDMAVKHAIPDHEVVAIVSTDHTDAVLEDELADDKPVRDLIQELRDMAVKHAIPDHEVVAIVSTDHTDAVLEDELADDKPVRDLIQELRDMAVKHAIPDHEVVAIVSTDHTDAVLEDELADDKPVRDLIQELRDMAVKHAIPDHEVVAIVSTDHTDAVLEDELADDKPVRDLIQELRDMAVKHAIPDHEVVAIVSTDHTDAVLEDELADDKPVRDLIQELRDMAVKHAIPDHEVVAIVSTDHTDAVLEDELADDKPVRDLIQELRDMAVKHAIPDHEVVAIVSTDHTDAVLEDELADDKPVRDLIQELRDMAVKHAIPDHEVVAIVSTDHTDALLEDELADDKPVRDLIQELRDMAVKHAIPDHEVVAIIWTCVMNRGEWNKKEELLAEQAAKHLRHYTPLLAAFAQSAKAEIALLTKVQEYCYENMSFMRAFSKLVLMLYKSNVLSEEAILKWYRDPNSSKGKLMFLDQMKKFVEWLQSAEEESESGEEED is encoded by the exons ATGGACGGCGAGACTCCCAAGACGAACACTTGCATCTTCAACGCCAGTGAGGACATGGAATCCATGCGCAATTTCGAACAG gTATTTGTGAAGCTGATGCGCCGATACAAATATCTGGAGAAAATGTTTGAGGAAGAGAtgaaaaag GTGCTGGTGTACTTGAAGGGTTTCGAGCCGGCCCAGCGCATCAAGCTGGCCCGCATGACCGCGCTCTGGATCG GTAACGGGTGCGTACCGCCGTCGGTGCTGCTGGTGATGCTGAACGAGCACATCGTGAAGGACAACCTCGCGCTGGACTTCGTGCTGGAGGTGTTCGCCTGCGTCAAGCAGGAGCGCGGCACCGCCTCGCTCGTCACCGCGCTCAAGAAGGGCCAGCTCGAGGGCAG GTTGCTGGAGTTCCTGCCGCTGAACCGGCGCACGGAGGAGGTGCTGGCGGCCGCCTTCGCCACGCGCGGCCTGGCCGAGCTGCTGCGCCTGCACCGCGCGCAGGCCTCGCAG GAGGCGCGGCGGGAGCTGACGCGGGCCCTGGAGGACGAGCTGGCGGACGACAAGCCGGTGCGGGACCTCATCCAGGAGCTGCGCGACATGGCCGTCAAGCACGCCATCCCCGACCACGAGGTCGTGGCCATCGTGAGTACTGACCACACTGACGCGGTGCTGGAGGACGAGCTGGCGGACGACAAGCCGGTGCGGGACCTCATCCAGGAGCTGCGCGACATGGCCGTCAAGCACGCCATCCCCGACCACGAGGTCGTGGCCATCGTGAGTACTGACCACACTGACGCGGTGCTGGAGGACGAGCTGGCGGACGACAAGCCGGTGCGGGACCTCATCCAGGAGCTGCGCGACATGGCCGTCAAGCACGCCATCCCCGACCACGAGGTCGTGGCCATCGTGAGTACTGACCACACTGACGCGGTGCTGGAGGACGAGCTGGCGGACGACAAGCCGGTGCGGGACCTCATCCAGGAGCTGCGCGACATGGCCGTCAAGCACGCCATCCCCGACCACGAGGTCGTGGCCATCGTGAGTACTGACCACACTGACGCGGTGCTGGAGGACGAGCTGGCGGACGACAAGCCGGTGCGGGACCTCATCCAGGAGCTGCGCGACATGGCCGTCAAGCACGCCATCCCCGACCACGAGGTCGTGGCCATCGTGAGTACTGACCACACTGACGCGGTGCTGGAGGACGAGCTGGCGGACGACAAGCCGGTGCGGGACCTCATCCAGGAGCTGCGCGACATGGCCGTCAAGCACGCCATCCCCGACCACGAGGTCGTGGCCATCGTGAGTACTGACCACACTGACGCGGTGCTGGAGGACGAGCTGGCGGACGACAAGCCGGTGCGGGACCTCATCCAGGAGCTGCGCGACATGGCCGTCAAGCACGCCATCCCCGACCACGAGGTCGTGGCCATCGTGAGTACTGACCACACTGACGCGGTGCTGGAGGACGAGCTGGCGGACGACAAGCCGGTGCGGGACCTCATCCAGGAGCTGCGCGACATGGCCGTCAAGCACGCCATCCCCGACCACGAGGTCGTGGCCATCGTGAGTACTGACCACACTGACGCGGTGCTGGAGGACGAGCTGGCGGACGACAAGCCGGTGCGGGACCTCATCCAGGAGCTGCGCGACATGGCCGTCAAGCACGCCATCCCCGACCACGAGGTCGTGGCCATCGTGAGTACTGACCACACTGACGCGGTGCTGGAGGACGAGCTGGCGGACGACAAGCCGGTGCGGGACCTCATCCAGGAGCTGCGCGACATGGCCGTCAAGCACGCCATCCCCGACCACGAGGTCGTGGCCATCGTGAGTACTGACCACACTGACGCGGTGCTGGAGGACGAGCTGGCGGACGACAAGCCGGTGCGGGACCTCATCCAGGAGCTGCGCGACATGGCCGTCAAGCACGCCATCCCCGACCACGAGGTCGTGGCCATCGTGAGTACTGACCACACTGACGCGGTGCTGGAGGACGAGCTGGCGGACGACAAGCCGGTGCGGGACCTCATCCAGGAGCTGCGCGACATGGCCGTCAAGCACGCCATCCCCGACCACGAGGTCGTGGCCATCGTGAGTACTGACCACACTGACGCGGTGCTGGAGGACGAGCTGGCGGACGACAAGCCGGTGCGGGACCTCATCCAGGAGCTGCGCGACATGGCCGTCAAGCACGCCATCCCCGACCACGAGGTCGTGGCCATCGTGAGTACTGACCACACTGACGCGGTGCTGGAGGACGAGCTGGCGGACGACAAGCCGGTGCGGGACCTCATCCAGGAGCTGCGCGACATGGCCGTCAAGCACGCCATCCCCGACCACGAGGTCGTGGCCATCGTGAGTACTGACCACACTGACGCGGTGCTGGAGGACGAGCTGGCGGACGACAAGCCGGTGCGGGACCTCATCCAGGAGCTGCGCGACATGGCCGTCAAGCACGCCATCCCCGACCACGAGGTCGTGGCCATCGTGAGTACTGACCACACTGACGCGGTGCTGGAGGACGAGCTGGCGGACGACAAGCCGGTGCGGGACCTCATCCAGGAGCTGCGCGACATGGCCGTCAAGCACGCCATCCCCGACCACGAGGTCGTGGCCATCGTGAGTACTGACCACACTGACGCGGTGCTGGAGGACGAGCTGGCGGACGACAAGCCGGTGCGGGACCTCATCCAGGAGCTGCGCGACATGGCCGTCAAGCACGCCATCCCCGACCACGAGGTCGTGGCCATCGTGAGTACTGACCACACTGACGCGCTGCTGGAGGACGAGCTGGCGGACGACAAGCCGGTGCGGGACCTCATCCAGGAGCTGCGCGACATGGCCGTCAAGCACGCCATCCCCGACCACGAGGTCGTGGCCATC ATTTGGACGTGCGTCATGAACCGCGGCGAATGGAACAAGAAGGAGGAGCTGCTGGCGGAGCAGGCGGCCAAGCATCTGCGGCACTACACGCCGCTGCTGGCCGCTTTTGCTCAGTCTGCTAAGGCGGAGATCGCGCTGCTCACCAAG GTGCAAGAATACTGCTACGAGAACATGAGCTTCATGCGCGCGTTCAGCAAGCTGGTGCTGATGCTGTACAAGAGCAACGTGCTCTCCGAGGAGGCCATCCTCAAGTGGTACCGCGACCCCAACTCCAGCAAGGGCAAGCTCATGTTCCTCGATCAAATGAAGAAGTTCGTCGAGTGGCTGCAGAGCGCTGAGGAAG AATCCGAGAGTGGAGAGGAAGAAGATTAG